One window of the Xiphias gladius isolate SHS-SW01 ecotype Sanya breed wild chromosome 11, ASM1685928v1, whole genome shotgun sequence genome contains the following:
- the atl2 gene encoding atlastin-2 isoform X2 — MAEVSGLRSRNHFEPSRKSRVVDEGLSGMEDVPIFRHKQKPCLARPEDLDDELLPRTMASNSGKNASLTPSPDEGIHEEEAVIEEEEARPIQIVLANEDEHSFELDAAALEKILLQDHVKDLNVVVVSVAGAFRKGKSFLLDFMLRYMHNQNESWMGGDDVPLTGFTWRGGCERETTGIQIWSEVFVVDKPDGSKVAVLLVDTQGAFDSQSTIKDCATVFALSTMTSSVQVYNLSQNIQEDDLQHLQLFTEYGRLAMEEIYLKPFQSLMFLIRDWSYPYEHDYGLDGGNTFLERRLQVKQNQHEELQNVRKHIHSCFSNIGCFLLPHPGLKVSTNPYFDGRLRDIDGDFKRELAKLVPLLLAPDRLVEKEIGGNKVTCRDLLEYFKAYIKIYQGEELPHPKSMLQATAEANNLTAVAGAKDLYSKNMELICGGDKPYIAPADLERCHEEFREHSVRYFRSVKKMGGEEFCQRYQNQLESELDKAYTNFSKHNDGKNIFYAARTPATLFAVMFVTYLVSGVTGFIGLNTLAALANLVMGVALLSLCAWAYVKYSGEFREVGTMIDLVAETLWEQVLKPLSEHYMEDNVRQTVVNSLKASLTEQGSQHTKLKTH, encoded by the exons ATGGCGGAGGTGAGCGGGTTGAGGAGCAGAAATCACTTTGAGCCCAGCCGCAAAAGCAGAGTCGTTGACGAAG GCTTGAGTGGAATGGAAGATGTCCCCATTTTTCGGCATAAGCAGAAGCCTTGTTTAGCCAGGCCCGAGGACCTGGATGATGAATTGCTTCCCAGGACCATGGCCTCAAATTCGGGCAAAAATGCCAGCCTCACCCCCTCACCAGATGAAGGGATTCACGAAGAGGAG GCTGTGATAGAGGAAGAAGAGGCCAGGCCCATCCAGATTGTCCTGGCCAACGAGGATGAGCACAGCTTTGAGCTAGACGCTGCAGCGCTGGAGAAGATCCTGCTGCAAGATCACGTGAAGGACCTGAATGTGGTGGTTGTGTCTGTGGCAGGGGCCTTCCGCAAGGGCAAGTCCTTCCTGCTGGACTTCATGCTGCGATACATGCACAATCAG AATGAGTCGTGGATGGGAGGTGATGATGTGCCCCTGACAGGGTTCACCTGGAGAGGAGGCTGCGAGAGGGAGACCACAGGAATTCAGATCTGGAGCGAAGTGTTTGTGGTAGACAAGCCAGATGGCAGCAAG GTAGCTGTACTCCTCGTTGACACTCAGGGAGCATTTGACAGCCAGTCCACCATAAAGGATTGTGCTACCGTGTTCGCCCTCAGCACAATGACCAGTTCTGTACAG GTGTACAATCTCTCCCAGAACATACAGGAGGATGACCTGCAGCATCTACAG CTCTTCACAGAATATGGTCGGCTGGCAATGGAAGAGATCTACCTGAAACCTTTCCAG TCCCTGATGTTCCTGATTCGGGACTGGAGTTATCCTTATGAACATGACTATGGCCTGGATGGAGGAAACACCTTCCTGGAGAGAAGACTACAG GTAAAACAGAACCAACATGAAGAGTTGCAAAATGTAAGGAAGCACATCCACTCCTGCTTCTCCAACATCGGCTGCTTCCTGCTGCCACATCCTGGCCTCAAGGTGTCCACCAACCCCTACTTTGACGGCAGGCTGAGAG acaTCGATGGTGATTTCAAGAGGGAGCTGGCCAAGCTGGTGCCTCTCCTCCTGGCCCCAGACCGACTGGTAGAGAAGGAGATTGGAGGCAACAAGGTCACCTGCAGAGATCTTCTGGAGTACTTCAAG GCTTACATAAAGATCTACCAAGGTGAGGAGCTGCCTCATCCAAAGTCCATGCTGCAG GCGACAGCAGAAGCCAACAACTTGACCGCTGTGGCAGGAGCCAAAGACTTGTACAGCAAGAACATGGAGCTG ATCTGCGGTGGAGACAAGCCGTATATCGCCCCGGCTGACCTGGAGCGTTGCCACGAGGAGTTTCGCGAGCACTCAGTGCGTTACTTCCGCTCCGTGAAGAAAATGGGCGGCGAGGAGTTCTGCCAGCGCTACCAGAACCAGCTGGAGTCTGAGCTGGACAAGGCCTACACCAACTTCTCCAAACACAACGACGGCAAAAACATCTTCTATGCAGCGCGCACACCTGCCACGCTGTTTGCAGTCATGTTTGTCACCTATTTGGTGTCTGGGGTGACGGGCTTCATCGGGCTCAACACCTTAGCAGCGCTGGCTAACCTGGTCATGGGCGTGGCCCTGCTGTCGCTCTGCGCCTGGGCTTACGTGAAGTATTCTGGAGAGTTTCGGGAAGTGGGAACAATGATAGACCTGGTGGCCGAGACACTCTGGGAACAG GTTTTGAAGCCGCTAAGTGAACATTATATGGAAGACAACGTCAGACAGACAGTGGTTAACTCTCTCAAAGCCAGCCTGACAGAACAGGGCTCGCAGCACACTAAGTTAAAGACTCATTGa
- the atl2 gene encoding atlastin-2 isoform X1, whose translation MAEVSGLRSRNHFEPSRKSRVVDEGLSGMEDVPIFRHKQKPCLARPEDLDDELLPRTMASNSGKNASLTPSPDEGIHEEEAVIEEEEARPIQIVLANEDEHSFELDAAALEKILLQDHVKDLNVVVVSVAGAFRKGKSFLLDFMLRYMHNQQNESWMGGDDVPLTGFTWRGGCERETTGIQIWSEVFVVDKPDGSKVAVLLVDTQGAFDSQSTIKDCATVFALSTMTSSVQVYNLSQNIQEDDLQHLQLFTEYGRLAMEEIYLKPFQSLMFLIRDWSYPYEHDYGLDGGNTFLERRLQVKQNQHEELQNVRKHIHSCFSNIGCFLLPHPGLKVSTNPYFDGRLRDIDGDFKRELAKLVPLLLAPDRLVEKEIGGNKVTCRDLLEYFKAYIKIYQGEELPHPKSMLQATAEANNLTAVAGAKDLYSKNMELICGGDKPYIAPADLERCHEEFREHSVRYFRSVKKMGGEEFCQRYQNQLESELDKAYTNFSKHNDGKNIFYAARTPATLFAVMFVTYLVSGVTGFIGLNTLAALANLVMGVALLSLCAWAYVKYSGEFREVGTMIDLVAETLWEQVLKPLSEHYMEDNVRQTVVNSLKASLTEQGSQHTKLKTH comes from the exons ATGGCGGAGGTGAGCGGGTTGAGGAGCAGAAATCACTTTGAGCCCAGCCGCAAAAGCAGAGTCGTTGACGAAG GCTTGAGTGGAATGGAAGATGTCCCCATTTTTCGGCATAAGCAGAAGCCTTGTTTAGCCAGGCCCGAGGACCTGGATGATGAATTGCTTCCCAGGACCATGGCCTCAAATTCGGGCAAAAATGCCAGCCTCACCCCCTCACCAGATGAAGGGATTCACGAAGAGGAG GCTGTGATAGAGGAAGAAGAGGCCAGGCCCATCCAGATTGTCCTGGCCAACGAGGATGAGCACAGCTTTGAGCTAGACGCTGCAGCGCTGGAGAAGATCCTGCTGCAAGATCACGTGAAGGACCTGAATGTGGTGGTTGTGTCTGTGGCAGGGGCCTTCCGCAAGGGCAAGTCCTTCCTGCTGGACTTCATGCTGCGATACATGCACAATCAG caGAATGAGTCGTGGATGGGAGGTGATGATGTGCCCCTGACAGGGTTCACCTGGAGAGGAGGCTGCGAGAGGGAGACCACAGGAATTCAGATCTGGAGCGAAGTGTTTGTGGTAGACAAGCCAGATGGCAGCAAG GTAGCTGTACTCCTCGTTGACACTCAGGGAGCATTTGACAGCCAGTCCACCATAAAGGATTGTGCTACCGTGTTCGCCCTCAGCACAATGACCAGTTCTGTACAG GTGTACAATCTCTCCCAGAACATACAGGAGGATGACCTGCAGCATCTACAG CTCTTCACAGAATATGGTCGGCTGGCAATGGAAGAGATCTACCTGAAACCTTTCCAG TCCCTGATGTTCCTGATTCGGGACTGGAGTTATCCTTATGAACATGACTATGGCCTGGATGGAGGAAACACCTTCCTGGAGAGAAGACTACAG GTAAAACAGAACCAACATGAAGAGTTGCAAAATGTAAGGAAGCACATCCACTCCTGCTTCTCCAACATCGGCTGCTTCCTGCTGCCACATCCTGGCCTCAAGGTGTCCACCAACCCCTACTTTGACGGCAGGCTGAGAG acaTCGATGGTGATTTCAAGAGGGAGCTGGCCAAGCTGGTGCCTCTCCTCCTGGCCCCAGACCGACTGGTAGAGAAGGAGATTGGAGGCAACAAGGTCACCTGCAGAGATCTTCTGGAGTACTTCAAG GCTTACATAAAGATCTACCAAGGTGAGGAGCTGCCTCATCCAAAGTCCATGCTGCAG GCGACAGCAGAAGCCAACAACTTGACCGCTGTGGCAGGAGCCAAAGACTTGTACAGCAAGAACATGGAGCTG ATCTGCGGTGGAGACAAGCCGTATATCGCCCCGGCTGACCTGGAGCGTTGCCACGAGGAGTTTCGCGAGCACTCAGTGCGTTACTTCCGCTCCGTGAAGAAAATGGGCGGCGAGGAGTTCTGCCAGCGCTACCAGAACCAGCTGGAGTCTGAGCTGGACAAGGCCTACACCAACTTCTCCAAACACAACGACGGCAAAAACATCTTCTATGCAGCGCGCACACCTGCCACGCTGTTTGCAGTCATGTTTGTCACCTATTTGGTGTCTGGGGTGACGGGCTTCATCGGGCTCAACACCTTAGCAGCGCTGGCTAACCTGGTCATGGGCGTGGCCCTGCTGTCGCTCTGCGCCTGGGCTTACGTGAAGTATTCTGGAGAGTTTCGGGAAGTGGGAACAATGATAGACCTGGTGGCCGAGACACTCTGGGAACAG GTTTTGAAGCCGCTAAGTGAACATTATATGGAAGACAACGTCAGACAGACAGTGGTTAACTCTCTCAAAGCCAGCCTGACAGAACAGGGCTCGCAGCACACTAAGTTAAAGACTCATTGa